In a genomic window of Tachysurus vachellii isolate PV-2020 chromosome 13, HZAU_Pvac_v1, whole genome shotgun sequence:
- the znf319b gene encoding zinc finger protein 319, whose product MTEAWQQHAVAPPPVVHTIPPGAENALGCAVYGIVLQPDALQSQQQQQQHHSQQHSQQHSQQQHPAQAQQPTLQVGSEGGHKCGACGHDISHLANPHEHQCMVSQDRSFQCTQCLKIFHQATDLLEHQCVQVEQKPFVCGVCKMGFSLLTSLAQHHNAHNSGNPMKCSICEKTYRPGSSGNATPTSSGSNPAQPSGDGASASSSAAVGASGQPTFESSAPYRPYKCSVCSKGFRHLSELTRHERVHTGEKPYKCDTCDKSFSQQSHLQHHQHTHSSVRAFKCAVCEKSFKHRSHLVRHMYAHSGEHLFKCNVCELHFKESSELLHHQCQPQGTRPFRCATCGKGFKRPSDLRQHERTHSEERPYHCDDCQMSFKQQYALVRHRRTHTASGDRPFKCNLCDKGFLQPSHLLYHQHVHGMDNLFKCASCGKGFSQSGELLRHKCGESSSPPINPDKPYKCDVCGKAYKKASTLQRHQTTHCNEKPLKCSLCDRRFLSSSEFVQHRCDPSREKPLKCPDCEKRFKYSSEMNRHRRVHTGEKPYKCASCDKGFKQREHLAKHQAVHSRDAQFKCVWCGERFADLGLLQEHTVQHTAEGGGYPVSSLIQ is encoded by the coding sequence ATGACGGAGGCATGGCAGCAGCATGCTGTTGCCCCGCCTCCTGTCGTCCACACCATCCCGCCGGGGGCAGAGAACGCACTTGGATGCGCCGTGTACGGCATCGTGCTGCAACCAGATGCCCTGCagtcacagcagcagcagcagcaacatcaCAGCCAGCAACACAGCCAACAGCACAGCCAGCAACAACATCCGGCTCAGGCGCAGCAGCCTACATTGCAGGTGGGGAGCGAAGGAGGCCACAAATGTGGTGCGTGTGGCCATGACATCTCACATCTGGCCAACCCGCACGAGCACCAGTGCATGGTAAGCCAGGACCGCTCATTCCAGTGCACACAGTGCCTGAAGATTTTTCACCAAGCCACAGACCTCTTGGAACACCAGTGTGTGCAGGTGGAGCAGAAAccgtttgtgtgtggtgtgtgcaagATGGGCTTCTCTCTGCTCACGTCGCTGGCACAGCACCACAATGCACACAACAGTGGGAACCCCATGAAGTGCTCAATCTGCGAGAAGACCTACAGGCCTGGGTCTTCAGGAAACGCCACGCCAACGTCTTCAGGCAGCAATCCTGCTCAGCCTTCTGGTGACGGTGCATCAGCAAGCAGCAGCGCAGCAGTTGGTGCTTCTGGACAGCCCACCTTTGAGTCCTCGGCCCCTTACAGGCCCTACAAGTGCTCTGTTTGCTCAAAGGGTTTCCGCCACCTATCAGAACTTACACGACATGAGCGCGTGCACACAGGCGAGAAACCATACAAGTGCGATACGTGCGACAAGAGCTTCAGCCAGCAGTCCCACCTGCAGCACCACCAGCACACGCACAGTTCGGTGCGAGCGTTTAAGTGTGCCGTGTGTGAAAAGAGCTTTAAGCACCGCTCACACCTGGTGCGACACATGTATGCACATTCGGGAGAGCATCTGTTTAAGTGCAACGTGTGTGAGCTGCACTTTAAAGAGTCATCTGAGCTGCTGCACCACCAGTGTCAGCCGCAGGGCACGCGGCCATTCCGCTGCGCCACGTGTGGCAAGGGCTTCAAGCGGCCGTCCGACCTGCGCCAACACGAGCGCACACACTCCGAGGAGCGGCCATATCACTGCGATGACTGCCAAATGAGCTTCAAGCAGCAGTATGCTCTTGTGCGTCACCGCCGCACGCACACAGCTTCGGGAGACCGACCGTTCAAGTGCAACCTGTGTGACAAGGGCTTCCTGCAGCCCTCACACCTGCTTTACCACCAGCACGTGCACGGCATGGACAACCTGTTCAAGTGTGCCTCATGCGGCAAAGGTTTCAGCCAGTCGGGCGAGCTGCTACGGCACAAGTGCGGCGAGAGCTCAAGCCCGCCCATCAACCCGGACAAGCCGTACAAGTGTGACGTCTGCGGCAAGGCCTACAAGAAAGCATCAACGCTGCAGCGCCACCAAACCACACACTGCAACGAGAAGCCTCTGAAGTGCTCGCTGTGTGACCGTCGCTTCCTCTCGTCGTCCGAGTTCGTTCAGCACCGCTGCGACCCGTCACGTGAGAAGCCGCTCAAGTGCCCCGACTGCGAGAAGCGCTTCAAATACTCGTCAGAGATGAACCGTCACCGGCGCGTCCACACCGGCGAGAAGCCGTACAAATGCGCAAGCTGTGATAAGGGCTTCAAGCAGAGAGAGCACCTTGCCAAACACCAAGCCGTTCACTCCAGGGATGCTCAGTTCAAGTGCGTGTGGTGCGGAGAACGCTTTGCAGATCTCGGATTGCTCCAGGAGCACACGGTCCAACACACTGCTGAAGGAGGCGGATACCCAGTTTCTTCCCTTATTCAGTGA